A single window of Vibrio sp. HB236076 DNA harbors:
- a CDS encoding RNA polymerase factor sigma-54, with protein sequence MKPSLQLKFGQQLAMTPQLQQAIRLLQLSTLDLQQEIQEALDSNPLLEVEESQSEDVNSSEDSKRNDQDESRQDDSAELDIADSSAQIEKSELSNELEIDTTWDDVYSANTGNTGIAVDDDMPVYQGETTESLYDYLMWQLDLTPFSETDRTIALAIIDAVDHYGYLTLSPEEILDSFDSDEIELDEIEAVRKRIQRFDPLGVASVNLQDCLLLQLSTFPENTPWLTQARQVLTHHIDQLGNRDYKLIMKETKLKEEDLRQILSLIQQLDPRPGSKITPDETEYVIPDVSVYKHNGKWTVSINPDSVPKLKVNQQYASMSKGNSADSQYIRSNMQEAKWLIKSLESRNETLLKVARCIVEHQYDFFEYGEEAMKPMVLNDVALTVDMHESTISRVTTQKFMHTPRGIFELKYFFSSHVSTDNGGECSSTAIRALIKKLVAAENTAKPLSDSKIATLLAEQGIKVARRTIAKYRESLGIAPSSQRKRLL encoded by the coding sequence ATGAAACCTTCACTACAGCTCAAATTTGGTCAGCAGTTGGCCATGACGCCACAACTACAACAAGCCATTCGTTTGTTGCAGCTTTCTACGCTCGATTTACAACAAGAAATTCAAGAAGCGCTCGACTCTAACCCTTTGCTTGAAGTGGAAGAAAGTCAATCGGAAGACGTCAACAGCAGTGAAGACAGCAAGCGCAATGACCAAGACGAATCACGCCAAGACGACAGCGCGGAGTTAGATATCGCCGACAGCTCCGCTCAAATCGAAAAATCAGAACTGAGCAACGAATTAGAAATCGACACCACTTGGGACGATGTTTACAGCGCCAATACGGGCAATACCGGAATCGCCGTAGACGATGACATGCCCGTCTACCAAGGGGAAACCACGGAAAGTCTCTATGACTATTTGATGTGGCAACTCGATTTAACCCCTTTTAGCGAAACCGACCGTACGATAGCCCTCGCCATCATCGATGCCGTTGATCATTACGGTTACCTCACACTGAGCCCAGAAGAAATTTTAGACAGCTTTGACAGTGATGAAATCGAACTTGATGAAATTGAAGCCGTTCGCAAACGCATCCAGCGCTTTGATCCCCTCGGTGTCGCCTCGGTCAATTTGCAAGATTGCCTATTGCTACAGCTATCAACGTTTCCTGAAAACACACCTTGGCTCACACAAGCGCGACAAGTATTGACTCATCACATTGATCAATTAGGCAATCGCGACTACAAATTAATTATGAAAGAGACCAAGCTCAAAGAAGAAGACTTGCGTCAAATTCTCTCTTTGATTCAACAGCTTGATCCAAGACCAGGCAGTAAGATAACGCCGGATGAAACCGAGTATGTCATTCCCGATGTCTCTGTCTACAAACACAATGGAAAATGGACAGTGTCGATCAACCCCGACAGTGTGCCCAAGTTAAAGGTCAACCAGCAATACGCGAGTATGAGTAAAGGCAACAGCGCCGATAGCCAATACATTCGCAGTAATATGCAAGAAGCGAAATGGTTGATCAAAAGTTTAGAAAGCCGCAATGAGACCTTACTCAAAGTTGCTCGTTGTATTGTCGAGCATCAATACGACTTTTTTGAGTATGGAGAAGAAGCAATGAAGCCCATGGTTCTCAATGACGTGGCGCTAACGGTCGATATGCACGAATCGACAATTTCTCGTGTTACGACCCAAAAGTTTATGCATACCCCTAGGGGTATTTTTGAGTTGAAGTATTTCTTTTCTAGCCATGTGAGTACGGACAACGGCGGTGAGTGTTCATCAACCGCCATCCGAGCGCTAATCAAGAAACTCGTGGCCGCGGAAAACACTGCTAAGCCATTGAGTGATAGTAAGATTGCGACTTTACTGGCCGAGCAAGGCATCAAGGTTGCGCGCCGTACCATAGCCAAGTACCGCGAATCCTTGGGTATTGCTCCGTCTAGTCAGCGCAAACGCCTACTGTAA
- the lptB gene encoding LPS export ABC transporter ATP-binding protein encodes MATLSAKNLAKSYKKRKVVTDVSLEVQSGQIVGLLGPNGAGKTTSFYMIVGLVPRDEGSIKIDDQDISILPMHSRSRLGIGYLPQEASIFRKLSVEDNIMAVLQTRNELSREQRQDRLEDLLEEFHITHIRKSAGMALSGGERRRVEIARALAANPQFILLDEPFAGVDPISVIDIKKIIEHLRDRGLGVLITDHNVRETLDVCEKAYIVSKGHLIAEGTPDDVLNNQEVKKVYLGEQFKL; translated from the coding sequence ATGGCCACTCTCAGCGCAAAAAATCTCGCCAAGAGTTACAAAAAGCGAAAAGTTGTCACTGACGTCAGCTTAGAAGTGCAATCTGGACAAATAGTCGGTCTGCTTGGCCCAAACGGGGCGGGTAAAACCACGTCTTTCTACATGATTGTTGGCTTGGTTCCCCGCGATGAAGGCTCCATTAAGATTGACGATCAGGACATCAGTATTTTACCCATGCACAGCCGATCTCGACTCGGTATTGGGTATTTACCACAAGAAGCCTCGATCTTTCGCAAATTATCCGTTGAAGACAACATCATGGCTGTGTTACAGACCCGTAATGAATTGTCTCGTGAGCAACGCCAAGACCGACTCGAAGACCTACTCGAAGAATTTCACATCACTCACATTCGAAAAAGTGCCGGTATGGCGCTGTCGGGTGGAGAACGTCGTCGCGTTGAAATTGCTCGAGCTTTAGCCGCCAATCCACAGTTTATTTTGCTCGACGAACCGTTTGCCGGTGTCGACCCAATCTCAGTCATCGATATCAAAAAAATCATCGAGCACCTAAGAGATCGTGGACTTGGAGTCTTGATCACCGATCACAACGTGCGAGAAACACTTGATGTGTGTGAAAAAGCGTATATTGTCAGTAAAGGGCACTTAATTGCCGAAGGAACACCTGACGACGTCCTCAATAATCAAGAGGTCAAAAAAGTCTACTTAGGCGAGCAGTTTAAGCTTTAA
- a CDS encoding HPr family phosphocarrier protein, which yields MSISREVLIQNRLGLHARAAVKLVELAQSFDAEITIENQDNTTATADSVMGLLMLQSAQGQRITITASGPEAEPALNAVTLLVEDKFEEGE from the coding sequence GTGTCCATTTCTCGAGAAGTACTGATACAAAATCGTTTGGGTTTGCACGCCCGCGCAGCCGTAAAGTTGGTAGAACTTGCGCAAAGCTTTGATGCCGAAATTACGATTGAGAATCAAGATAACACCACGGCAACGGCCGACAGTGTCATGGGGCTGCTGATGCTTCAATCGGCCCAAGGCCAACGAATCACCATTACCGCAAGCGGGCCAGAAGCGGAACCCGCGTTAAACGCAGTCACCTTATTAGTAGAAGATAAGTTTGAGGAAGGCGAGTAA
- a CDS encoding 1-aminocyclopropane-1-carboxylate deaminase produces the protein MMNLDKFERYPLTFGETAIEHLPRLSAALGGEVEIYAKREDCNSGLALGGNKLRKLEYVVPDAIASGADTLVSIGGVQSNHTRMVAAVAAKIGMKCRLVQESWVPHEDAVYDRVGNILMTRLMGADSRVVDDGFDIGIRSSYEQAMAEVKAEGGKPYGIPAGASVNKYGAIGYVAFAEEVKKQEQALGFSFDYIVVCVVTGSTMGGMIVGFADQGRADRVIGIDASGTVEQTRAQVRNIVDNAAELVELGREIRDDEIIIKEDYAYPAYGVPSAETNEAIRLAAQTEAMMTDPVYEGKSMQGMIDLIKRGDIPAGSKVLYVHLGGAPALNGYSYTYRNG, from the coding sequence ATGATGAACTTAGACAAATTTGAACGCTACCCATTAACTTTCGGTGAGACTGCCATTGAGCACTTACCTCGTTTGAGTGCTGCCTTAGGAGGGGAGGTCGAGATTTATGCCAAGCGTGAAGACTGTAATTCAGGCTTGGCTCTAGGCGGTAATAAATTGCGCAAACTTGAATACGTTGTACCCGATGCGATAGCTTCTGGTGCTGATACCTTGGTGTCGATTGGCGGTGTACAATCCAATCACACTCGCATGGTTGCGGCAGTGGCAGCCAAAATTGGTATGAAATGCCGTTTGGTACAAGAAAGTTGGGTCCCCCACGAAGATGCGGTTTACGACCGAGTGGGAAATATTTTGATGACCCGTTTGATGGGGGCGGATAGCCGAGTTGTCGACGATGGATTTGATATCGGTATCCGCTCTTCATATGAACAAGCCATGGCGGAAGTTAAAGCTGAAGGAGGCAAGCCGTATGGTATTCCAGCGGGTGCCTCGGTCAATAAATACGGTGCGATTGGTTATGTCGCGTTTGCCGAAGAAGTAAAAAAACAAGAACAAGCGCTGGGTTTTTCCTTCGATTACATTGTGGTCTGTGTTGTGACTGGGTCGACGATGGGGGGGATGATTGTCGGGTTTGCCGATCAAGGGAGAGCGGATCGAGTCATTGGTATTGATGCTTCAGGTACGGTAGAGCAAACTCGAGCACAAGTGCGAAACATTGTCGATAATGCGGCAGAGTTAGTCGAACTCGGCCGTGAAATCCGTGACGACGAAATTATCATTAAGGAAGACTACGCTTACCCTGCTTACGGGGTGCCGAGCGCTGAAACTAATGAGGCGATCCGTTTGGCAGCGCAAACCGAAGCCATGATGACTGACCCAGTTTACGAAGGTAAGTCAATGCAGGGCATGATTGATTTGATTAAAAGGGGAGATATCCCGGCGGGATCTAAAGTGCTGTATGTCCACTTGGGCGGCGCACCGGCATTAAATGGTTACAGCTATACTTATCGCAATGGCTAA
- the lptA gene encoding lipopolysaccharide transport periplasmic protein LptA, translating into MKPLILSILALIFTAPAALALETDTAQPVYIDSDSQQLDMKSNKVTFVGNVSLKQGSINITADTLSVTRDEQGQDIKMIQATGKPAKFSQLLDDGRTIKGQANDLQYMLSTDQLTMTGKAQLAQDGNLIQGSSIKYQIAQQKLMADGSEQERVTTVLQPSQIKSK; encoded by the coding sequence ATGAAACCATTAATCCTTAGTATTTTGGCGTTGATTTTCACCGCCCCCGCTGCCCTAGCATTAGAAACAGATACCGCACAGCCGGTCTACATTGACTCTGACAGTCAACAGCTCGACATGAAGAGCAACAAGGTGACGTTTGTTGGCAATGTGTCACTCAAACAAGGCAGTATCAATATTACCGCAGATACCCTGAGCGTCACTCGTGACGAGCAAGGCCAAGACATCAAAATGATCCAAGCCACGGGAAAACCGGCCAAGTTTTCTCAGTTACTCGACGATGGCCGTACCATTAAAGGTCAAGCCAATGATCTTCAGTACATGCTGTCCACCGATCAATTAACCATGACAGGGAAAGCGCAATTGGCTCAAGATGGCAACTTGATCCAAGGCTCTAGTATCAAATACCAAATTGCCCAACAAAAACTCATGGCCGATGGCTCAGAACAAGAGCGCGTCACAACGGTATTGCAACCCAGTCAAATAAAGAGTAAGTAA
- the rapZ gene encoding RNase adapter RapZ: MRLVLVSGHSGAGKSVALRVLEDLGFYCVDNLPVDLLNAFVQSVDKRTKNVAVSIDIRNLPANIDELTDTLGQLKTVHDVTLLFLDADKSALIKRYSETRRIHPLTISKLAPSLEQAIDLEKHILTHLKAEADLLIDSSKTSIHDLSETVRRRIEGRERRDLVMVFESFGFKYGLPSDADYVFDVRFLPNPHWQPELRPMTGLDVPIKDFLESHPEVTQLKLQLQQFFESWLPMLEKNNRSYLTIAIGCTGGKHRSVYLTQQLGEHFSSLGHQVHIRHTSLEQHKEG; this comes from the coding sequence ATGAGACTCGTATTAGTCAGCGGACACTCCGGAGCAGGAAAAAGTGTGGCATTACGGGTCTTAGAAGACCTAGGGTTCTATTGTGTCGATAATTTACCGGTCGACCTGCTGAACGCCTTTGTACAGTCCGTCGATAAACGCACTAAAAATGTTGCCGTGAGCATCGACATTCGCAACCTTCCCGCCAATATCGATGAGTTGACCGACACACTCGGCCAACTCAAAACGGTGCACGATGTCACGCTACTTTTTCTCGATGCCGATAAATCAGCGCTGATCAAACGCTACAGCGAAACTCGTCGTATTCACCCATTGACCATCAGTAAGCTTGCTCCCTCACTAGAGCAAGCCATCGATCTCGAAAAGCATATTCTGACCCACTTAAAAGCCGAAGCGGATTTATTGATCGACAGCAGTAAAACCTCTATTCACGATTTGAGTGAAACCGTTCGTCGCCGTATTGAAGGACGCGAGCGCCGCGATCTGGTGATGGTATTTGAATCTTTTGGCTTCAAATACGGCCTGCCCAGTGATGCCGATTATGTTTTCGATGTGCGTTTTTTACCCAACCCGCATTGGCAACCAGAATTGCGCCCAATGACAGGGCTAGACGTGCCAATTAAAGACTTTTTAGAAAGTCATCCTGAGGTCACACAACTCAAATTGCAGTTACAACAATTTTTTGAAAGTTGGCTGCCGATGCTAGAAAAAAACAATCGCAGCTATCTAACCATTGCGATTGGCTGTACAGGTGGCAAACACCGCTCTGTTTATCTAACACAGCAGCTTGGTGAACACTTTTCCAGCCTCGGACATCAAGTCCATATTCGCCATACATCATTGGAACAACACAAGGAGGGTTAG
- a CDS encoding DMT family transporter, which translates to MSNKAIYQQRTLLGQAIGIRPELKALIILMVGVVIWGGNWPVMKAGLAHITPFWFSMMRFALGGATLFAFQWVTKTLYRPKKQDIPLILSIGLIQMMTFTVFGSVAMTQVEAGRSAILAYTTSLWVLPLSVILFRERLSKPQIQGVLFGLVGVVIMFNPMTFAWQDKSQLLANGLLLVAALCWSLCILHLRHSRSKASAYQLAPWQMLTATVPLIFISYWIEGPFTGDGSMSFWMICLYLGPLATAFCFCAVNGASRLLSGAFISTAMLGVPVTGLVFSTLFLNEPLTSTLVIGTLCICAGIFMVIKAASQTKSSAS; encoded by the coding sequence ATGAGTAATAAAGCCATTTATCAACAACGAACCCTGCTTGGCCAGGCTATTGGTATTAGGCCTGAACTAAAAGCGCTGATTATTTTGATGGTTGGGGTTGTCATCTGGGGCGGAAACTGGCCGGTGATGAAAGCCGGTCTGGCTCATATTACTCCGTTCTGGTTTTCGATGATGCGATTTGCTCTAGGTGGTGCCACTTTATTTGCTTTTCAGTGGGTAACGAAAACCCTTTATCGCCCTAAAAAGCAAGATATACCTCTTATCTTGAGTATTGGCCTGATTCAAATGATGACTTTTACCGTTTTCGGCTCAGTTGCAATGACTCAAGTCGAAGCAGGGCGTTCTGCTATTCTCGCTTACACCACCAGTTTATGGGTCCTCCCTTTGTCGGTGATTCTATTTCGTGAGCGTTTATCAAAACCGCAAATACAAGGGGTTCTCTTTGGCCTTGTTGGGGTTGTGATTATGTTTAATCCAATGACATTTGCCTGGCAGGATAAAAGCCAACTCTTGGCTAATGGATTGTTATTGGTGGCGGCATTGTGCTGGAGCTTATGTATATTGCACTTGCGTCACTCTCGATCAAAAGCGAGTGCTTACCAATTGGCACCATGGCAAATGCTCACGGCCACGGTACCGCTCATCTTTATTTCTTACTGGATTGAAGGGCCTTTTACTGGTGATGGCAGTATGAGCTTTTGGATGATTTGTTTATACCTAGGCCCCTTGGCAACGGCATTTTGCTTTTGTGCCGTTAATGGAGCCAGTCGTTTATTGTCTGGGGCTTTTATCTCGACGGCGATGTTAGGTGTCCCAGTGACGGGGCTTGTCTTTTCAACGTTATTTTTAAATGAACCTTTAACGTCGACGTTGGTGATTGGCACCTTGTGTATTTGTGCCGGTATTTTTATGGTTATCAAAGCGGCCAGCCAGACCAAAAGCTCAGCAAGCTGA
- the mgtE gene encoding magnesium transporter — protein sequence MAEQFEFDQAHQALQDITTSLDNGRFVHVRRQLQDMEPEDIAHLLEAAPRKSRDVLWQLTDPEYYGEILDELSEDVKDNLVSKMAPEALAEATEGMDTDDVAYVLRSLPEDVSREVLAQMDAVDRLRIETALSYPEDSAGGLMNTDVVTIRGDVDVDVVLRYLRMKGELPDTTDALYVIDSDNILLGVVAVTHLLTSQADVKVSEIMTSADEAILVETSASDVASLFERRNWVSAPVVDENQLLLGRVTIDDVVDVIREDAEHSMMSLAGMDDEEDTFAPVIKSTRKRSIWLGANVLAALAASSVSNLFEDTLEQMAAIAVLMTIVPSMGGVAGNQTIALVIRGLALGHIGDANRRELLRKEAAIGILNGILWACIIGGIVVVWKGSWLLGGIIAAAMMTNLIMAGIAGVTIPVVLKKLNIDPALAGSMALTTVTDVVGLTTFLGLATLFLS from the coding sequence ATGGCAGAGCAATTTGAGTTTGATCAAGCTCACCAAGCCCTCCAAGACATCACCACTTCATTAGACAATGGTCGTTTTGTTCATGTCCGTCGCCAGCTTCAAGATATGGAGCCGGAAGATATTGCTCACCTTTTAGAAGCGGCTCCTCGTAAAAGCCGTGACGTCCTTTGGCAATTAACCGACCCGGAATACTACGGCGAAATCCTCGATGAATTGAGTGAAGATGTCAAAGACAACCTGGTGTCCAAAATGGCGCCAGAAGCCTTGGCCGAAGCCACCGAAGGTATGGACACCGATGATGTCGCCTATGTCTTGCGAAGCTTGCCTGAAGATGTATCTCGTGAAGTTTTGGCACAAATGGACGCGGTTGACCGTTTGCGTATCGAAACGGCCCTTTCCTATCCAGAAGACAGTGCCGGTGGCTTAATGAACACGGATGTCGTCACGATTCGTGGCGATGTCGATGTCGATGTCGTTCTGCGATATTTGCGTATGAAGGGCGAATTACCTGACACAACCGATGCACTTTATGTTATCGACAGTGACAACATTTTGTTAGGGGTGGTTGCCGTCACCCATTTGCTCACCAGTCAAGCCGATGTCAAAGTCAGCGAAATAATGACCTCAGCCGATGAAGCCATTTTGGTGGAGACCAGTGCCAGTGATGTGGCCAGCCTCTTCGAACGACGCAACTGGGTCTCTGCCCCGGTCGTGGATGAAAACCAATTACTGCTTGGCCGAGTGACCATCGATGATGTGGTGGATGTGATCCGCGAGGACGCTGAACACTCCATGATGAGCTTAGCCGGTATGGACGACGAAGAAGATACCTTCGCACCGGTAATAAAATCGACTCGCAAGCGCTCTATTTGGCTCGGTGCCAACGTTTTAGCGGCTCTTGCCGCTTCTTCTGTCTCCAATTTATTTGAAGATACGCTCGAACAAATGGCTGCCATTGCCGTTTTGATGACGATTGTTCCTTCGATGGGCGGTGTCGCGGGTAACCAAACCATTGCCCTGGTGATACGCGGTTTGGCCTTAGGCCACATCGGGGATGCGAACCGCAGAGAATTACTGCGTAAAGAAGCCGCTATCGGTATTTTAAATGGCATACTGTGGGCGTGTATCATTGGCGGTATTGTTGTGGTTTGGAAAGGCAGTTGGCTATTAGGTGGCATTATCGCAGCCGCGATGATGACCAACTTGATCATGGCTGGTATTGCAGGGGTAACGATCCCTGTGGTGTTGAAGAAACTGAACATTGATCCAGCCCTCGCCGGTAGTATGGCGCTGACAACCGTCACCGATGTGGTGGGGCTGACGACCTTCCTCGGCCTTGCGACTTTGTTTTTGTCCTAA
- the kdsC gene encoding 3-deoxy-manno-octulosonate-8-phosphatase KdsC: protein MTHSVETLYGPVNPDLFAVARDLKLLICDVDGVFSDGLIYMGNQGEELKTFHTRDGYGVKALMNAGVKVAIITGRRSQIVSSRMKALGIELIYQGQDDKLTAYADICLQLEIAPEHTGYIGDDLIDWPVMDKVALKVCVADGHPLLRQRANYVTQIRGGHGAVREVCDLILQARGELEMHKGLSI from the coding sequence ATGACGCACAGTGTCGAAACCTTATACGGCCCGGTAAACCCTGATCTCTTCGCCGTCGCCCGTGATCTAAAACTGCTCATTTGCGATGTGGATGGCGTATTTTCTGACGGATTGATCTATATGGGTAATCAAGGTGAAGAACTCAAGACGTTTCATACCCGCGATGGCTACGGCGTCAAGGCGTTAATGAATGCAGGAGTCAAAGTGGCAATTATCACTGGGCGCCGCTCGCAGATCGTCAGCTCGCGAATGAAAGCGCTTGGCATAGAACTTATCTATCAAGGCCAAGATGACAAACTCACCGCGTATGCCGATATTTGCCTTCAGCTTGAGATTGCCCCTGAGCACACTGGCTATATCGGGGATGACCTGATTGATTGGCCCGTAATGGATAAAGTTGCCTTAAAAGTTTGCGTTGCTGACGGTCATCCGTTGTTGCGTCAACGCGCCAATTACGTCACTCAAATTCGCGGCGGTCATGGCGCGGTACGCGAAGTGTGTGACTTGATACTCCAAGCCCGTGGCGAGCTCGAAATGCACAAAGGGTTGAGCATATGA
- a CDS encoding Lrp/AsnC family transcriptional regulator: MDKVDKKILQYLQQDGRLTNAELAEKVHVSPATCHRRTQQLFEQGYIEEVRALVNPKKVDLGALVLVGVVLDRSTKESFALFESAIKPLPFILDCYLVAGDFDYFLKVRVADMADFNHLHSEQLLALPSVRQLRTFFVMKEVQDNAPLFF; encoded by the coding sequence ATGGACAAAGTCGATAAGAAAATCTTACAGTATCTACAACAAGATGGGCGTTTAACCAACGCCGAGTTAGCTGAAAAAGTACACGTCAGCCCAGCCACTTGTCATCGCCGGACTCAACAGCTGTTTGAGCAAGGCTACATCGAAGAGGTTCGTGCGTTAGTCAATCCTAAAAAGGTTGACCTAGGCGCATTAGTGCTCGTGGGCGTGGTTCTCGATCGTTCTACAAAAGAAAGTTTTGCCTTATTTGAATCGGCAATCAAACCTTTGCCGTTTATCTTGGATTGCTACTTAGTCGCTGGCGATTTTGATTATTTTTTGAAGGTGAGAGTGGCGGATATGGCGGATTTTAACCATTTGCATAGTGAGCAGTTACTCGCTCTGCCAAGCGTGCGACAGCTAAGAACGTTTTTTGTCATGAAAGAAGTTCAAGATAATGCCCCACTGTTTTTTTAG
- the hpf gene encoding ribosome hibernation promoting factor, whose product MQINIQGHHVDLTDSMQDYVNSKFEKLERFFEQINNVQVVLKVEKIHQIAEATLHVNQGEIHASADSDNMYAAIDSLVDKLVRQLNKHKEKLNSH is encoded by the coding sequence ATGCAAATTAACATCCAAGGACATCACGTTGACCTGACCGATTCAATGCAAGACTATGTAAACTCGAAATTTGAGAAGCTAGAGCGTTTTTTTGAACAAATAAACAACGTTCAGGTGGTATTGAAGGTTGAAAAAATTCATCAGATAGCGGAAGCTACGCTTCACGTAAATCAGGGTGAAATTCACGCATCAGCCGACAGTGATAACATGTATGCTGCCATCGACTCTCTCGTGGATAAACTGGTTAGACAGTTAAACAAGCACAAAGAAAAGCTAAATAGCCATTAA
- the ptsN gene encoding PTS IIA-like nitrogen regulatory protein PtsN: MQLSQILSLDCTKSAVQCSSKKRALEIISQIVAEHTGEESNALFESMLNREKVGSTGIGNGIAIPHARLPFDANHAIGVFIQCQEPIEFDAIDNRPVDLLFALLVPEAQCQEHLKTLATMAEKLSDKNVLKSLRKAESDQALYDIMVNQTQ; this comes from the coding sequence ATGCAATTAAGTCAAATTTTATCATTGGACTGCACAAAAAGTGCCGTCCAATGCTCAAGCAAAAAACGCGCCCTTGAAATCATCAGCCAGATTGTTGCTGAGCACACTGGTGAAGAGAGCAATGCGCTGTTTGAATCGATGCTAAACCGAGAAAAAGTAGGCAGCACAGGTATTGGTAATGGCATTGCCATTCCACATGCAAGGTTGCCTTTTGATGCTAATCACGCCATTGGTGTGTTTATCCAATGCCAAGAGCCGATAGAATTTGATGCGATTGACAACCGTCCTGTCGACCTTTTATTTGCTTTGTTGGTGCCAGAAGCACAATGCCAAGAGCACTTAAAAACCTTAGCAACGATGGCAGAAAAACTGTCCGATAAAAATGTCCTAAAATCACTGCGCAAGGCGGAATCTGATCAAGCGCTTTACGACATCATGGTTAATCAAACCCAATAA
- the lptC gene encoding LPS export ABC transporter periplasmic protein LptC: MTLSRPVIIFLVFIASWSAYYLMDRHQDQALQVDPDTELPMFSGESLNNISYNQEGERSYAISSSHLDHYAESGDTIFDAPSLSVYRDGKTIEWTVTAKRAVLDEEHVLTLYDNVQLKNLLPGASFDTLKTQSIEIDLTSKDFHADHEVTLYGPQFNTTSGAMKGNFKDNQATLYNKVQGHYETINP, from the coding sequence ATGACACTCAGCCGTCCGGTGATTATTTTTTTGGTGTTCATCGCGTCATGGTCAGCGTATTACCTAATGGATCGGCATCAAGATCAAGCTTTACAAGTCGACCCAGATACCGAGCTGCCCATGTTTAGCGGTGAGAGCCTAAACAATATCAGCTACAATCAAGAGGGTGAGCGCAGTTATGCCATCTCCTCGAGCCACCTTGATCACTACGCAGAAAGCGGTGATACCATTTTTGACGCGCCGAGCTTATCCGTCTATCGCGACGGAAAAACCATTGAATGGACCGTCACCGCCAAGCGCGCCGTGTTAGATGAAGAGCACGTGTTAACGCTCTATGATAATGTGCAGTTAAAAAATTTGCTGCCAGGAGCCAGTTTTGACACGTTAAAAACCCAATCAATTGAAATTGATTTAACCAGTAAAGATTTTCATGCCGATCATGAAGTCACCCTCTACGGACCACAGTTCAATACGACGAGTGGCGCGATGAAAGGAAACTTCAAAGATAACCAAGCAACACTTTACAATAAAGTACAAGGTCACTATGAAACCATTAATCCTTAG